A single Candoia aspera isolate rCanAsp1 chromosome 9, rCanAsp1.hap2, whole genome shotgun sequence DNA region contains:
- the LOC134502914 gene encoding leucine-rich repeat LGI family member 3-like, with product MGKDLRGNSLTCDCKIKWLVEWMENTNTSMPAIFCGGPPQYQGQKIRELPLKDFDCITTDFVVHQVLPFQSVYAEPFTYSSDLYVALAQPSSSSCTILKWDYVERKLRDFDRIPAHSAVYCKPIVVESHLYVVVAQLFGGSYIYRWDTNIDKFVKIQDIDSQKIRKPNDIEAFQIDSEWFFVIADSSKAGSTSLYRWNQNGFYSHQDLHSWHRDTDVEHLEVDGKPRLIISSSSQAPIIYQWNRSQKQFAHLGDVAEVMDVQMVKHFQIERENYLCLSRYIGDSKVVKWEGLRFTEVQNLPSRGSMVMEPFQISQHRYMALGSDFSFTHIYLWDEDKQKFVKFQELSVQAPRAFQPIPLEDMSVLLAPSFKGNTLVYKRIVVDLSL from the exons ATGGGCAA AGACCTTCGAGGGAATTCTTTGACCTGTGATTGCAAGATCAAATGGTTGGTAGAATGGATGGAGAACACCAACACAAGTATGCCTGCCATTTTCTGTGGTGGTCCCCCCCAGTACCAAGGCCAGAAGATCCGAGAGCTCCCTCTGAAGGACTTTGACTGTATCACCACAG actttGTGGTGCACCAGGTTCTGCCCTTCCAGTCTGTATATGCTGAGCCCTTCACATATTCCAGCGACCTCTACGTGGCTCTGGCCCAGCCAAGCTCCAGCAGCTGTACCATCCTGAAGTGGGACTACGTTGAGCGCAAGCTACGAGACTTTGACCGCATCCCTG CTCACTCAGCGGTTTACTGCAAACCGATTGTGGTAGAATCCCACCTGTACGTTGTGGTGGCTCAGCTTTTTGGGGGCTCCTATATTTACCGCTGGGACACCAACATTGACAAGTTCGTTAAGATCCAAGATATTGACAGCCAGAAGATCCGGAAGCCCAATGACATCGAGGCCTTCCAGATCGACAGTGAGTGGTTCTTTGTCATCGCCGACAGCTCCAAGGCGGGCTCTACCAGCCTGTATCGCTGGAACCAGAATGGCTTCTATTCCCACCAAGACCTGCACTCGTGGCATCGTGACACCGATGTGGAGCACCTGGAGGTAGATGGGAAACCCCGACTGATCATCTCTAGCAGCTCCCAGGCCCCTATCATCTACCAATGGAATCGCtcacagaagcagtttgcccacCTGGGTGACGTCGCAGAAGTAATGGATGTTCAGATGGTCAAGCATTtccagatagagagagagaactaCCTGTGTCTGAGCCGTTACATTGGTGATTCCAAGGTGGTCAAGTGGGAAGGGCTGCGATTCACAGAGGTGCAGAACCTGCCCTCTCGAGGCTCCATGGTGATGGAGCCTTTCCAGATATCTCAGCATCGTTATATGGCTCTGGGTAGTGACTTCTCCTTTACCCACATCTACCTTTGGGATGAAGACAAGCAGAAGTTTGTGAAGTTCCAAGAACTCTCTGTCCAAGCTCCACGAGCTTTCCAGCCTATCCCTTTGGAGGACATGAGTGTCCTCCTGGCCCCCAGCTTCAAGGGGAACACACTGGTTTACAAGCGTATTGTGGTAGACCTCAGCTTGTAG
- the LOC134502913 gene encoding basic salivary proline-rich protein 3-like: MIRGHVLVRFPLHFLHHPPTHPPTQGSPRPTAPHHTPQSRHDHQGPARAAVPSRARRSGGSPLRRPLPGQPRCRGPGARKTPGPPPLAASRSRREPPKPRCRGSSGTAETLRPPLHAVEAAASPGSGPLSSPHQPAGRRVPGDLPTPAAARRSPPVQAPKSRRGRPTNPSPGYLN, from the coding sequence atgataAGGGGCCATGTTTTGGTAAGGTTCCCCCTACATTTTCtacatcacccacccacccacccacccacccaagggAGCCCCAGGCCCACCGCTCCTCACCACACGCCGCAGAGTCGCCACGACCACCAAGGCCCGGCCCGGGCGGCCGTCCCATCCAGGGCTCGTCGCTCTGGCGGCTCGCCACTCCGCCGACCGCTGCCAGGCCAGCCTCGCTGCCGAGGCCCAGGGGCCAGAAAAACACCAGGCCCGCCGCCCCTCGCCGCAAGCCGCAGTCGTCGTGAGCCCCCCAAGCCCCGTTGCCGAGGCTCGTCCGGAACCGCGGAGACGCTCAGGCCACCCCTCCACGCCGTCGAGGCCGCCGCGTCGCCCGGCTCCGGCCCGCTCAGCTCGCCGCACCAGCCCGCGGGCCGCAGAGTCCCCGGGGACCTCCCGACGCCCGCCGCAGCCCGCCGCTCACCGCCAGTCCAGGCACCCAAGTCCAGGCGGGGAAGACCGACGAATCCAAGCCCGGGCTACTTAAATTAA